A single region of the Pseudomonas granadensis genome encodes:
- a CDS encoding lipoprotein-releasing ABC transporter permease subunit, translating to MFRPLSIFIGTRYTRAKRRNRFVSFISMTSMIGLALGVLAMIVVLSVMNGFQREMSSRILGMVPHATIVGVKPIDDWQPVAAAAMNNPEVTAAVPFTEMEGMLSYKGSMQPIQISGVDPAQEGKVSIVAQHIVQGRLDALKPGEFGVVIGEITARRFRLNVGDKITLIVPEVSTAPGGITPRMQRLNVVGVFKVGAELDGSMGLIHVADAATMQHWQPNQVQSVRLAVKDLYTAPKVSSDIAAGLGAEFKADDWTHTQGSLFSAMKMEKTMIGLLLLMIVAVAAFNIIATLIMVVNDKGADIAILRTIGATPRQIMAIFMVQGTVIGIVGTIIGGVLGVIAALNVSEMVGWVERVTGQHIFSSDVYFVSNLPSELQGGDVLLICSAGFVLSFLATVYPAWRAAKIEPAHALRYS from the coding sequence ATGTTCAGACCGTTATCGATCTTTATCGGCACGCGCTATACCCGCGCCAAGCGCCGCAATCGCTTTGTTTCGTTCATCTCGATGACCTCGATGATCGGCCTCGCCCTCGGCGTGCTGGCCATGATCGTGGTGTTGTCGGTGATGAACGGCTTCCAGCGCGAGATGAGCTCGCGCATCCTCGGCATGGTGCCGCACGCGACCATCGTCGGCGTCAAACCGATCGACGATTGGCAACCGGTCGCCGCCGCCGCGATGAATAATCCGGAAGTGACCGCCGCCGTGCCGTTCACTGAGATGGAAGGCATGCTGTCCTACAAGGGTTCGATGCAGCCGATCCAGATCAGCGGTGTCGATCCGGCGCAGGAAGGCAAGGTCTCGATCGTCGCCCAGCACATCGTGCAGGGCCGTCTCGATGCGTTGAAACCTGGCGAGTTCGGCGTGGTGATCGGTGAAATCACCGCGCGACGTTTCCGCCTGAATGTCGGTGACAAGATCACTCTGATCGTGCCGGAAGTCAGCACCGCACCCGGCGGCATCACCCCGCGCATGCAGCGCTTGAATGTGGTCGGCGTGTTCAAGGTCGGCGCCGAGCTGGATGGCTCGATGGGTCTGATTCACGTCGCCGATGCCGCAACCATGCAGCACTGGCAGCCGAATCAGGTGCAAAGCGTGCGGCTGGCGGTCAAGGATCTCTACACGGCGCCGAAGGTCTCCTCGGACATCGCCGCTGGTTTGGGCGCCGAATTCAAGGCTGACGACTGGACCCACACCCAGGGCAGCCTGTTCAGCGCGATGAAAATGGAAAAAACCATGATCGGCCTGCTGTTGCTGATGATCGTCGCTGTAGCGGCATTCAACATCATCGCCACGCTGATCATGGTGGTGAACGACAAGGGCGCGGACATCGCCATCCTGCGCACCATTGGCGCCACGCCACGACAGATCATGGCGATCTTCATGGTCCAGGGCACGGTGATCGGTATCGTCGGCACCATTATTGGCGGCGTGCTGGGCGTGATCGCCGCGCTGAACGTCAGCGAAATGGTCGGCTGGGTCGAGCGCGTCACCGGGCAGCACATCTTCAGTTCAGACGTGTATTTCGTCAGCAACCTGCCTTCGGAATTGCAGGGCGGTGATGTGCTGCTGATCTGCTCGGCGGGCTTTGTTCTGAGCTTCCTGGCGACGGTGTACCCGGCGTGGCGGGCGGCGAAGATCGAGCCGGCGCATGCGCTGCGATATTCGTAA
- the lolD gene encoding lipoprotein-releasing ABC transporter ATP-binding protein LolD, producing MSESGMSEQAILSCRNLGKSYEEGPESVQVLAGLQLELHPGERVAIIGKSGSGKSTLLNLLGGLDTPTQGSVWLDGEELSALSEKKRGLLRNRALGFVYQFHHLLPEFTALENVCMPLLIGKTAIPEARQRATALLERVGLGHRLEHKPSELSGGERQRVAIARALVNNPGLVMLDEPTGNLDLHTAEGIQDLMLELSTSMRTAFLVVTHDMNLARQMDRVLQLQEGCLTPI from the coding sequence ATGAGTGAGTCGGGCATGAGTGAACAAGCAATCCTGAGCTGCCGCAATCTGGGCAAATCCTATGAAGAAGGCCCGGAGTCGGTGCAAGTGCTGGCCGGCCTGCAACTGGAGTTGCATCCGGGCGAGCGGGTGGCGATCATCGGCAAGTCGGGTTCGGGCAAAAGTACTTTGCTCAACCTGCTCGGCGGCCTCGATACACCGACCCAGGGCAGCGTCTGGCTAGACGGCGAAGAACTCTCGGCCCTGAGCGAGAAGAAGCGCGGCCTGCTGCGTAATCGCGCGCTCGGTTTTGTTTACCAGTTCCACCATTTGCTGCCGGAATTCACTGCGCTGGAAAACGTCTGCATGCCGCTGTTGATCGGCAAGACCGCGATCCCCGAAGCGCGTCAGCGCGCCACGGCCTTGCTGGAACGTGTCGGCCTCGGCCATCGCCTTGAACACAAGCCTTCGGAGTTGTCCGGCGGCGAACGCCAGCGTGTGGCTATCGCCCGGGCGCTGGTGAACAATCCTGGCCTGGTGATGCTCGACGAGCCGACCGGCAACCTCGATCTGCACACGGCCGAAGGCATTCAGGATTTGATGCTCGAACTGAGCACCTCGATGCGCACGGCGTTTCTGGTGGTGACTCACGACATGAATCTCGCGCGCCAGATGGACCGCGTCCTGCAATTGCAGGAAGGTTGCCTGACCCCCATCTGA